One Stigmatella aurantiaca genomic region harbors:
- a CDS encoding class I SAM-dependent rRNA methyltransferase: protein MPMKPGDKRPRPPRPHPGRGKPHRPEKPAPDREVPDRGPDGLPQVSILRRGVERWQAGHPWIYRADLNGAPGLNQGEVVRVTDGRGWFLGKAFYSPLSKIALRWLSYEDVAVDEDFFRQRLAAADALRRRALPGESTYRVVHGEADQLPGLVVDRYGDYLSVQFLVPAMEARKALIADLLTELFKPRGIVNRSDVGVRNLEGLVPEKGLLRGELPGPISFDEGLVRMRADLLEGQKTGAFLDQRENHVLAAQYASGEALDCFAYVGGFALQLATRAQRVTAVEISEAASAQLRDNAAANRLSNLEVVTANAFDFLRDAVDEGKRFDTIVLDPPSFAKNKDAVAAALRGYKEINLRAMQLLRPGGFLISASCTYHVDEQAFEDMLASAAADARRRVQIIERRGAGKDHPVILNLRETRYLKCFVLRVL from the coding sequence ATGCCCATGAAGCCCGGAGACAAGAGGCCCAGGCCCCCCCGTCCACATCCTGGCCGGGGGAAACCCCACCGCCCGGAGAAACCCGCGCCGGACCGCGAGGTGCCGGACCGGGGCCCGGATGGCTTGCCTCAAGTGTCGATCCTGCGCCGCGGCGTCGAGCGCTGGCAGGCGGGCCACCCGTGGATCTACCGCGCGGACCTCAACGGGGCGCCGGGGCTGAACCAGGGCGAGGTGGTGCGCGTCACCGATGGCCGGGGCTGGTTCCTCGGCAAGGCCTTCTACTCGCCCCTCTCGAAGATTGCCCTGCGCTGGCTCTCCTACGAGGACGTCGCGGTGGACGAGGACTTCTTCCGGCAACGGCTGGCCGCAGCAGACGCGCTGCGGCGCCGCGCCCTGCCGGGCGAGAGCACCTACCGGGTGGTCCACGGCGAGGCGGACCAGCTGCCCGGCCTGGTGGTGGACCGGTATGGCGACTACCTGAGCGTGCAGTTCCTCGTGCCCGCCATGGAGGCCCGCAAGGCGCTCATCGCGGACCTGCTCACCGAGCTGTTCAAGCCCCGGGGCATCGTCAACCGCTCGGACGTCGGGGTGCGCAACCTGGAGGGGCTGGTCCCCGAGAAGGGCCTGCTGCGCGGAGAGCTGCCCGGGCCCATCTCCTTCGACGAGGGGCTGGTGCGCATGCGCGCGGACCTGCTGGAGGGCCAGAAGACGGGCGCCTTCCTGGACCAGCGCGAGAACCACGTGCTGGCCGCGCAGTACGCCTCGGGGGAGGCCCTCGACTGCTTCGCCTATGTGGGGGGCTTCGCCCTGCAGCTCGCCACGCGCGCCCAGCGCGTCACCGCCGTGGAGATTTCGGAGGCCGCCTCCGCCCAGCTCCGGGACAACGCCGCCGCCAACCGCCTGAGCAACCTGGAGGTCGTCACCGCCAACGCCTTCGACTTCCTGCGTGACGCAGTGGATGAAGGCAAACGTTTCGATACCATCGTCCTGGACCCGCCCTCCTTCGCGAAGAACAAGGACGCGGTGGCCGCCGCCCTGCGCGGGTACAAGGAAATCAACCTGCGCGCCATGCAGCTGCTCCGGCCGGGCGGTTTCCTCATCTCCGCCAGCTGCACCTACCATGTAGACGAGCAAGCTTTCGAAGACATGCTTGCTTCGGCCGCCGCCGACGCCCGCCGCCGCGTGCAAATCATTGAGCGGCGGGGTGCGGGCAAGGATCACCCGGTAATCCTGAATTTAAGGGAGACACGGTATTTGAAATGCTTCGTCTTGCGGGTCTTGTGA
- a CDS encoding glycerate kinase: protein MIPRWLVAPQEFKGTLTAAEAAQAMKAGLREAAPEVLLDLAPLADGGPGTVDALLTGTPGERRVMTVQGPLGTPVEAAYAVLESGQTAVIEMATASGLSLLDAEQLNVRQASTYGTGELMRAALDAGCTRIIVGLGGSATNDAGTGALTALGYRFLDAKGRVLPPGGAALKHLARVETGAQHPRLAEVELLAATDVTAPLLGPNGASRLFGPQKGADPDTVEELEEALSHFARTVGQEFVRMPGMGAAGGLGYGLAVLASANIVSGYELVAQALHLERRMAVADMVLTGEGRYDRQTTLGKGPAALAYSGRALGRPVVLFAGSVLQEKGLDLSLFSTIVEAGSRSLTKAAAAQALQAATARWAATARHIKPYDARETVHAEEDAASTWTS from the coding sequence GTGATCCCTCGCTGGCTGGTCGCCCCCCAGGAGTTCAAAGGTACCCTCACCGCCGCCGAGGCCGCCCAGGCCATGAAGGCGGGTCTTCGAGAGGCGGCCCCCGAGGTGCTGCTGGATCTCGCCCCCCTGGCGGATGGGGGGCCCGGAACGGTGGATGCCCTGCTGACGGGAACCCCGGGCGAACGGCGGGTGATGACGGTGCAAGGCCCCCTGGGCACCCCCGTGGAGGCCGCCTACGCCGTGCTGGAGTCCGGACAGACGGCGGTCATCGAGATGGCCACGGCCTCGGGGCTGTCGCTGCTGGACGCAGAGCAACTGAACGTCCGGCAGGCCTCCACCTATGGCACCGGGGAGCTGATGCGTGCCGCGCTGGACGCGGGCTGCACGCGCATCATCGTGGGGCTGGGGGGCAGCGCCACGAATGACGCGGGCACGGGGGCGCTCACCGCCCTGGGCTACCGCTTCCTGGATGCCAAGGGCCGCGTGCTGCCCCCGGGAGGGGCCGCGCTGAAGCACCTGGCCCGCGTGGAGACCGGCGCACAGCACCCCCGGCTCGCCGAGGTGGAGCTCTTGGCCGCCACGGATGTCACCGCCCCCCTGCTGGGCCCCAACGGCGCCTCGCGGCTGTTCGGCCCCCAGAAGGGCGCGGACCCGGACACCGTGGAGGAGCTGGAGGAGGCGCTCTCGCACTTCGCGCGGACCGTCGGCCAGGAGTTCGTCCGGATGCCCGGCATGGGCGCCGCGGGAGGGCTGGGGTACGGGCTCGCGGTGCTCGCCAGCGCCAACATCGTCTCGGGGTACGAGCTGGTGGCCCAGGCGCTCCACCTGGAGCGGCGCATGGCGGTGGCGGACATGGTGCTCACCGGCGAGGGCCGCTATGACCGGCAGACCACGCTGGGCAAGGGGCCCGCGGCCCTGGCCTACTCGGGCCGCGCGCTGGGCCGGCCCGTGGTGCTCTTCGCCGGCTCGGTGCTGCAGGAGAAGGGGCTGGACCTGTCCCTGTTCAGCACCATCGTCGAGGCGGGCAGCCGCTCCCTGACCAAGGCCGCCGCCGCCCAGGCGCTCCAGGCGGCCACGGCCCGGTGGGCCGCCACCGCCCGGCACATCAAGCCCTACGACGCGCGCGAGACGGTGCACGCCGAGGAGGACGCGGCCAGCACCTGGACGTCCTAG
- a CDS encoding YkgJ family cysteine cluster protein: MLPRDWDDEDEAPQAHEARREARALQELRVLYRQADAAYAPFSCPASGECCQLAQTQRQPWLWYPEWRLLTRHHPLPPARADGGCPYLDATGKRCSVYADRPFGCRTFFCERIQGPARQPAEAVDRLLRRLERVSQAVRPGLTGPRPLMEWHATALVASQQESTEP; encoded by the coding sequence ATGTTACCCCGGGACTGGGACGACGAGGACGAGGCCCCGCAGGCCCATGAGGCGCGCCGGGAGGCACGCGCGCTCCAGGAGCTGCGGGTCCTCTATCGCCAGGCGGATGCCGCCTACGCCCCCTTCTCATGCCCGGCCAGCGGGGAGTGCTGCCAACTGGCCCAGACGCAGCGCCAGCCCTGGCTGTGGTACCCGGAGTGGCGGCTGCTGACGCGCCACCACCCCCTGCCCCCGGCCCGCGCCGATGGGGGCTGCCCCTATCTGGATGCCACCGGGAAGCGGTGCTCCGTCTATGCGGACCGGCCCTTCGGCTGCCGGACGTTCTTCTGCGAGCGCATCCAAGGCCCCGCCCGCCAACCCGCGGAGGCCGTCGACAGGCTCCTGCGCCGGCTGGAACGCGTCTCCCAAGCCGTGAGGCCCGGCCTGACCGGGCCGCGGCCCCTGATGGAATGGCACGCCACCGCCCTCGTGGCCTCTCAACAGGAGAGTACCGAACCGTGA